A single genomic interval of Panthera uncia isolate 11264 chromosome A1 unlocalized genomic scaffold, Puncia_PCG_1.0 HiC_scaffold_17, whole genome shotgun sequence harbors:
- the LOC125935063 gene encoding olfactory receptor 2G6, with translation MEESSNSSEKGFLLLGFADEPWLERILFIIILLLYIFNILGNTTIILVSCLVPKLHTPMYFFLSNLSCVDICFTTSVAPQLLVTMNKKEKSVSYGGCVAQLYVAMGLGSSECILLAVMAYDRYAAVCQPLQYTTIMHPQLCASLASIAWLSGLITSLIQCSLTVQLPLCGHRKLDHIFCEVPVLIKLACVDTTFNEVELFVASVIFLVVPVSLILVSYGFITKAVLRIKSAAGRWKVFGTCSSHLIVVIIFYGTIIFMYLQPAKSRSKKQGKFVSLFYTIVTPVLNPIIYTLRNKDVKGAWRTLVMRNGLTQKIYDLYV, from the coding sequence ATGGAGGAAAGCAGCAACAGCTCTGAAAAGGGTTTTCTTCTCCTGGGATTTGCAGATGAACCCTGGCTTGAAAGGATCCTTTTCAtcataattttgcttttgtacATCTTTAACATTCTGGGGAACACTACCATTATTTTAGTATCTTGTTTAGTCCCCAAACTCCACACGCCAATGTACTTTTTCCTCAGCAATCTGTCTTGTGTGGACATCTGCTTTACCACCAGTGTTGCCCCACAGTTGCTAGTTACCatgaataagaaagagaaaagcgtGAGCTATGGTGGATGCGTGGCCCAGCTGTATGTGGCCATGGGGTTGGGTTCCTCTGAATGTATTCTCCTGGCAGTCATGGCTTATGATCGTTATGCTGCTGTCTGCCAGCCTCTGCAATATACAACCATTATGCATCCTCAGCTCTGTGCATCCCTTGCCAGCATAGCATGGCTCAGTGGACTGATCACCTCCTTAATCCAGTGTTCCCTTACCGTGCAGCTACCCCTTTGTGGACATCGCAAACTGGACCACATTTTCTGTGAGGTTCCTGTGCTCATCAAACTGGCCTGTGTGGACACAACTTTCAATGAAGTAGAACTCTTTGTGGCTAGTGTGATTTTTCTAGTTGTCCCAGTGTCACTCATCTTAGTCTCCTATGGCTTTATAACAAAAGCTGTGCTGAGGATAAAATCAGCAGCAGGGCGCTGGAAGGTTTTTGGGACTTGTTCATCCCACCTGATTGTGGTCATCATTTTCTATGGCACCATCATCTTTATGTACCTTCAGCCAGCCAAAAGTAGGTCAAAAAAACAGGGtaagtttgtctctcttttctacACCATAGTCACCCCAGTCTTAAACCCCATTATCTATACTCTGAGAAACAAAGATGTGAAAGGGGCCTGGAGAACACTGGTAATGAGAAATGGTCTTACTCAGAAAATATATGACTTGTATGTATAA